The proteins below come from a single Eremothecium sinecaudum strain ATCC 58844 chromosome II, complete sequence genomic window:
- the ASE1 gene encoding Ase1p (Syntenic homolog of Ashbya gossypii AAR137W; Syntenic homolog of Saccharomyces cerevisiae YOR058C (ASE1)), whose product MKQLININDWQGVNVNSSASSPKLLKSTQTSSIEMNSQNSYRSPPSAPNSNNANTSVAEFLRLTPVNLNKLSSPTREGSSEAMEFNQIHLPVPPDKFQADSCAYRENFKLISKQLEKLLNDLNIVYKEIGYSNAEITSREKRIFNRLSTSISSFFYQADEEKTKLIEENESCQEVLRRILQILKDPRGSDTIPDLYTRNSLLGLESQSPNKKPISLLNRKRILSNAKQFVIKTYAPKLLSFLESSVKLRKLIDVMPDFQPETNQKLVSIIPPAATCNSFKSFLSSHINDIEESYKFIMVNKNILLQSMNFADVSDKMVTNINEMMKSYQQEYSVRTTQMTATCQELLKLIKNLGVDIMDLDDLVREIINDYTQRRMHSTRELSLQMMSMLEKVVADYHIITNKRQEEKHKVVIRCENLWDKLKISPCYIEKFKSDHCTLSFKDINAFERELDRLETMKKKLIKHLLDEAWERIVELWDLMHFTPTARAEFTTLYENMKASSTSLADDENVLETCEQQIKLLEKKYGIVKPMLELVDKFKKLHESRLHLEDSSKDSSRLLSRNSHKILLQEEKIRKKIARHFPTVIQELRTKLLEYSNEFNEDFTIDNTRYLDIVNNEQEQLIAKYPRMRFSDNSQKAMYRSKSSSLSCVAKKDLPRTSSNPCTSKVIAVTPLRHIPHRNEHRPKAADNAHLTAEKPPIADSFIRALKNTNNLSPPKRRDRIYAKNYLMGSSPTKIPTLSASSRSAILKLPRVRKIQPLQTFSQLATMSSNRLNKQSSIPMLAKNLTHDLLCEAGKENSFGLESPAIITKSSRNQLPSSPMKEKEQTTYTSIPEEHFKITASTRDGKADHPNADESSIMEDGNFIEWKRSQLAKLSESPIKSPAEVTTPVNWENNLADFLKVDKGNQIN is encoded by the coding sequence ATGAAACAGCTAATTAACATTAATGACTGGCAAGGGGTGAATGTAAATTCGTCGGCCTCATCTCCAAAGTTGTTAAAATCTACACAAACCTCGAGCATCGAAATGAATAGCCAGAATAGTTATCGAAGTCCGCCGTCAGCGCCAAATAGCAACAATGCCAATACTTCAGTAGCAGAGTTTTTGCGATTAACTCCAGTAAACCTTAATAAATTATCCTCTCCAACTAGAGAAGGCAGTTCTGAGGCGATGGAGTTTAACCAGATCCATTTACCGGTGCCACCTGACAAGTTTCAGGCGGACAGTTGTGCTTATAGAGAGAACTTTAAATTGATATCGAAACAGTTGGAAAAGCTATTAAATGATTTGAACATAGTTTACAAGGAGATCGGTTATTCTAATGCAGAAATAACTTCACGAGAAAAACGAATATTTAACAGATTGTCAACATCCATTTCATCGTTTTTCTACCAAGCTGATGAGGAGAAAACCAAGCTTATTGAAGAAAACGAGAGCTGTCAGGAGGTCCTAAGGCGCATCTTACAGATTTTAAAAGATCCACGGGGGTCTGATACGATTCCAGATTTATACACAAGAAATTCATTACTAGGACTTGAATCACAAAGTCCAAATAAGAAACCAATCTCTTTGTTAAACCGGAAACGTATCCTATCAAACGCCAAGCAATTCGTAATAAAAACTTATGCTCCTAAGTTGCTATCCTTCTTAGAGAGTTCTGTAAAGCTTCGAAAGCTGATCGATGTAATGCCAGACTTCCAGCCAGAAACTAATCAAAAACTAGTTAGCATTATCCCCCCGGCGGCTACATGCAACAGTTTTAAAAGCTTCCTATCGTCGCATATAAATGACATTGAAGAAAGTTACAAATTCATCATGGTGAATAAAAAcattcttcttcaaagtATGAACTTTGCAGATGTCAGTGATAAAATGGTTACGAATATTAATGAAATGATGAAATCTTATCAACAAGAGTACTCAGTGAGAACCACTCAAATGACAGCTACATGCCAGGAGCTGTTAAAGCTAATTAAGAACTTAGGAGTGGATATAATGGATCTTGACGATCTTGTAAGAGAAATTATAAACGATTATACCCAGAGAAGAATGCATTCTACTAGAGAACTTTCACTCCAAATGATGTCAATGTTGGAGAAAGTAGTGGCCGACTATCATATCATTACAAATAAGCGCCAAGAAGAAAAACATAAAGTAGTCATACGATGTGAGAACCTTTGGGATAAATTAAAGATCTCACCATGCTATATTGAGAAATTCAAATCTGACCATTGTACCTTATCCTTCAAAGACATAAATGCCTTTGAGAGGGAACTAGACCGGCTAGAAactatgaagaagaaattgataAAACATTTACTTGATGAAGCGTGGGAACGTATTGTGGAACTATGGGACTTAATGCATTTTACTCCAACTGCAAGAGCAGAGTTTACAACTTTATATGAAAATATGAAAGCCTCTAGCACTTCGCTGGCGGATGATGAAAATGTGCTAGAAACATGCGAACAGCAAATCAAACTATTAGAAAAGAAGTATGGTATTGTGAAACCCATGTTAGAGTTGGTTGACAAGTTTAAGAAGTTGCATGAAAGTAGATTACACTTAGAAGATAGTAGTAAAGATTCGTCGAGGTTGTTATCCAGAAATTCACATAAAATTTTATTACAGGAAGAGAAGATACGAAAGAAAATTGCAAGGCATTTCCCGACAGTAATTCAAGAATTGAGAACTAAGTTACTAGAGTATTCCAATGAGTTCAACGAGGATTTTACTATCGACAACACGAGATACTTGGATATAGTTAACAATGAACAGGAACAGTTAATCGCTAAATATCCTAGAATGAGGTTCTCAGATAACTCCCAAAAGGCAATGTACCGATCGAAATCTTCCTCTTTATCCTGCGTTGCTAAAAAAGATCTGCCGCGCACAAGCAGTAACCCGTGTACGTCTAAAGTCATCGCGGTGACGCCGCTACGACATATCCCGCATAGAAATGAACATCGTCCGAAAGCAGCTGATAATGCGCACTTAACTGCCGAGAAGCCTCCAATAGCGGATTCTTTTATTAGAGCGTTGAAGAACACAAACAATTTAAGTCCACCCAAGAGAAGAGATCGAATATATGCGAAGAATTACTTAATGGGGAGTAGTCCTACTAAAATTCCAACGCTATCTGCTTCAAGTAGAAGTGCTATACTCAAGTTACCAAGGGTGAGGAAAATACAGCCATTACAAACTTTCTCACAACTTGCAACTATGTCAAGCAACAGGTTAAACAAGCAGAGTAGCATCCCAATGTTAGCAAAAAACCTTACCCATGATTTGTTATGCGAAGCTGGAAAGGAAAATAGCTTTGGTTTGGAATCACCTGCTATAATAACCAAGTCATCAAGAAACCAACTACCCAGCAGTCCGATGAAGGAAAAGGAACAAACCACATATACAAGCATTCCAGAAGAACATTTTAAGATAACTGCATCAACGAGAGACGGTAAGGCTGATCATCCTAATGCAGATGAATCCAGCATCATGGAAGACGGAAACTTCATAGAGTGGAAGAGGTCACAGTTAGCTAAGTTAAGCGAAAGCCCAATAAAAAGTCCCGCTGAAGTAACCACTCCGGTCAATTGGGAAAATAACTTAGCTGACTTCCTTAAAGTTGACAAAGGAAATCAAATTAACTGA
- the SGT1 gene encoding co-chaperone SGT1 (Syntenic homolog of Ashbya gossypii AAR138C; Syntenic homolog of Saccharomyces cerevisiae YOR057W (SGT1)), which translates to MPIETDLKVAYDLLYNKKQPEEAVKLYDNVLRQSESNLVAMIYKAASLEKLYHEFKDWNKEETINEAHSLLEKALEVATSRGNRSKMALVYFRFFVHEFHRGNYTKAALYMQKAEAYGYNDATLSLWKSNLEGKLGNLKVMESDEKLGDTSSSSAPDKDGDHEPVKIRTEWYQSAQNITISLFVSKLPASSKDVKVELENDVDLTVSYRVEDTGSDFLYSITLAHPVEQSFSVKVMSKKFEITFTKKAKVQWKALESTEEVGSTPSQSTILQPNSDNKNTVLKYPSSSKKGINWDSIKIDEDEGEEQESADKFFQSIYADADPDTKRAMMKSFIESNGTALNTDWAEVSKGRVKPCLPDGTELKDV; encoded by the coding sequence ATGCCCATTGAGACTGATTTAAAGGTTGCTTATGATCTACTCTATAATAAAAAACAACCCGAAGAAGCTGTGAAGCTATATGACAATGTCCTACGGCAATCTGAAAGTAATTTAGTTGCAATGATATATAAAGCTGCATCGCTTGAAAAGTTATATCATGAATTTAAAGACTGGAATAAGGAAGAAACAATTAATGAAGCTCATAGCTTGCTTGAGAAAGCGTTAGAAGTAGCTACTTCAAGAGGCAATAGATCCAAGATGGCTCTAGTGTATTTTAGATTTTTTGTTCATGAATTCCATAGGGGTAATTACACAAAAGCTGCATTATATATGCAGAAAGCGGAAGCATATGGGTACAACGATGCGACGCTATCATTGTGGAAATCTAACTTGGAAGGTAAGCTTGGTAATCTGAAGGTAATGGAGAGTGATGAAAAATTAGGGGATACTAGCTCATCTTCGGCGCCAGATAAAGATGGTGATCACGAACCTGTGAAGATTAGAACTGAGTGGTACCAAAGTGCTCAAAATATTACCATTTCACTCTTTGTTTCGAAATTGCCCGCTTCCTCAAAGGACGTGAAGGTGGAATTAGAGAATGATGTTGATTTGACTGTGAGCTATCGAGTTGAGGATACCGGTTCTGACTTTTTGTATAGTATTACATTAGCCCATCCGGTAGAACAAAGCTTTAGCGTAAAGGTCATGTCGAAGAAGTTTGAAATTACTTTTACCAAGAAGGCTAAGGTACAATGGAAGGCATTAGAATCTACGGAAGAAGTAGGATCTACTCCATCACAGTCAACTATTTTACAGCCAAATTCCGATAACAAGAATACTGTACTAAAGTATCCATCATCCTCTAAGAAAGGGATAAATTGGGATAGTATAAAAATTGACGAAGACGAAGGCGAGGAACAAGAGTCCGCCGACAAGTTTTTCCAATCTATCTATGCCGACGCTGATCCTGATACTAAGCGCGCAATGATGAAATCATTCATAGAAAGTAATGGAACGGCTCTAAATACCGATTGGGCAGAGGTATCTAAAGGGCGGGTTAAACCTTGCTTGCCTGATGGTACTGAGTTGAAAGATGTGTAA
- the NOB1 gene encoding rRNA-binding endoribonuclease (Syntenic homolog of Ashbya gossypii AAR139W; Syntenic homolog of Saccharomyces cerevisiae YOR056C (NOB1)), whose product MFSHHKAKAIVLDASPLITGDFSEYLNCTKSFYTTPSVYNEIKDEAARKKIEILGSYNFTVKQPAPEYIKIVREFAKLTGDSTVLSVNDIDILALTYQLEVECNDGRNLNWEPGTVPEKEKIAPAANAAKESKSEPASATGEGKKKNRRRGGKKQRAKREAQLAEEAGKEAVRDPPQGEVTEEVKTDSDLTAETEEQRPSESLQEDFGDRDDDGEWISPDNLTEAITKDNGEEGAKDIEAFAKALEDQVTIFTCDYAIQNVALEIGLHLLTPRVGMRIREVRKYMLRCHACFKMLPLPEDGKAKHFCPSCGSYSTLMRCTVSEDPLTGAITPHLKSKFQWNSRGNRYSLPSPLSKNSQKRFGKKGFVHTKHAQDVVILREDQKEYQQSVKQEDWTKRHNDKILNDWVAGGSADNCVSPFAITGLKHHTVKVGRGRHVNSPSKRK is encoded by the coding sequence ATGTTTTCGCATCATAAAGCCAAGGCTATAGTATTGGATGCCAGTCCGCTGATTACTGGTGATTTTTCCGAGTATCTGAATTGCACAAAAAGTTTTTATACCACACCATCTgtctataatgaaataaaagATGAGGCGGCCAGAAAGAAAATTGAAATCCTGGGATCATACAACTTTACGGTTAAGCAGCCTGCTCCTgaatatattaaaattgTCAGAGAATTTGCTAAACTGACGGGTGATTCTACCGTGCTCAGTGTGAATGATATAGACATTTTGGCTCTGACATATCAACTAGAGGTTGAATGTAATGACGGTCGCAACCTAAACTGGGAGCCCGGGACGGTTCCTGAAAAAGAGAAGATAGCACCTGCAGCTAACGCGGCCAAGGAATCAAAATCCGAACCGGCTTCTGCGACTGGAGAGGGCAAAAAGAAGAACAGAAGAAGAGGCGGTAAGAAGCAGAGGGCCAAGAGAGAAGCTCAGCTCGCTGAAGAAGCCGGTAAAGAGGCAGTAAGGGACCCCCCACAGGGAGAAGTAACCGAAGAAGTCAAGACCGACTCAGATCTAACTGCGGAGACTGAGGAGCAGCGCCCTTCAGAATCCCTGCAAGAAGATTTCGGTGACCGTGACGACGACGGCGAGTGGATTAGTCCCGATAACCTCACAGAAGCGATCACAAAAGACAATGGAGAAGAAGGTGCAAAAGACATTGAGGCTTTTGCCAAGGCGTTGGAGGATCAGGTTACAATTTTTACATGTGATTATGCGATACAGAATGTCGCTCTCGAAATAGGCTTGCACCTATTGACCCCAAGGGTTGGAATGCGAATCAGAGAGGTGCGCAAATACATGCTCAGGTGTCACGCATGCTTTAAAATGCTGCCTCTTCCAGAAGATGGCAAGGCAAAACATTTTTGTCCATCGTGTGGAAGTTACTCCACTTTAATGCGTTGCACTGTCTCAGAAGATCCTTTGACGGGCGCAATAACTCCGCATTTAAAGTCCAAATTTCAGTGGAATAGCAGAGGTAACCGCTACTCATTGCCAAGTCCTCTATCAAAGAACTCTCAAAAGCGTTTCGGAAAGAAGGGCTTTGTACATACTAAGCATGCGCAAGATGTAGTCATACTCCGCGAAGACCAAAAGGAATACCAGCAGTCCGTAAAGCAAGAAGATTGGACAAAAAGGCATAATGATAAGATTCTAAATGACTGGGTTGCAGGTGGTTCAGCAGATAACTGCGTATCACCTTTTGCTATAACGGGATTGAAGCACCACACTGTGAAAGTCGGTAGAGGGAGGCACGTAAACAGCCCCTCAAAGAGAAAGTGA
- the VHS3 gene encoding phosphopantothenoylcysteine decarboxylase complex subunit VHS3 (Syntenic homolog of Ashbya gossypii AAR140W; Syntenic homolog of Saccharomyces cerevisiae YOR054C (VHS3) and YKR072C (SIS2)) translates to MSDSQGKNHGIIAPHASKPGKKPAVELSVNVGSSTAHSQQSSQTYVHSPTPILSNCVSPSSVPSYTKSIMNASGTSGAVVSNTPEPGLKRVPTVTFSDPKQFPSKPMGSQVNVSQTQGVRVLSGDSTGSGATAEGEDTDRSLQSSPHGKVMSPTFQTAAAVARNSPPPQQYASTVANPGANPSHLTCHTPTNLPDLQKKAVGNILTKMLGDQSSTASPLTDSEKPHSQDDHLHFYVSDALHASPTGVRSRSSSVSPKPLSVLPDSKPAEPLNLDSAIEGNSQQQQIAPNIPKRDPGKNVDPRLPQDDGKLHVLFGATGSLSVLKIKSMIKKLEEIYGRDRITIQVILTQSAAQFFANKTSRKRNISTSTVPSGDQTLTPSLGAQQHHHPASANPPANGSNNTTTGMHSGAPSNSVPGQAGTPSDAHTAAAKIELPPHIQVWTDQDEWDVWKQRSDPVLHIELRRWADILVVAPLTANTLSKIALGLCDNLLTSVIRAWNPMFPIFLAPSMVSGSYNSSITKRHLKMIKEEMPWITVFKPSEKVMGIHGDIGLGGMMDGNEIVDKVVMKLGGYPKEEEEEDEEEEEDEDEEAKQTGKADRKDGDEDEDEDDDDDDDDDDDDDDDDDDDDDDDDDDTQDRSSSVGSPVVANAAASISKLSV, encoded by the coding sequence ATGTCTGATTCTCAAGGCAAGAACCATGGGATTATTGCTCCCCATGCTAGTAAGCCTGGCAAGAAGCCAGCTGTTGAGCTGTCTGTCAATGTTGGAAGCAGTACGGCTCATTCACAGCAGAGCTCACAAACTTATGTGCATTCTCCGACACCAATACTCTCTAATTGTGTGAGTCCAAGCTCAGTTCCAAGTTATACGAAGTCTATTATGAACGCCAGTGGTACATCTGGAGCAGTGGTAAGTAATACACCTGAACCAGGGTTGAAAAGGGTTCCTACAGTGACATTCAGTGATCCGAAGCAATTTCCTTCGAAACCGATGGGATCACAAGTGAACGTTTCTCAAACGCAGGGGGTGCGTGTGCTGAGTGGCGATTCTACTGGATCGGGAGCAACTGCTGAGGGTGAAGATACAGATCGCAGCCTGCAGTCTAGCCCCCACGGTAAGGTTATGTCACCTACTTTCCAAACAGCGGCAGCTGTCGCAAGGAACTCGCCTCCTCCCCAGCAATACGCATCTACAGTTGCGAATCCCGGTGCGAACCCGTCACACCTGACTTGTCATACGCCAACCAACCTCCCGGATCTCCAGAAGAAGGCAGTTGGAAATATACTTACAAAAATGCTAGGTGATCAATCCAGTACTGCGTCACCGCTTACAGACTCTGAAAAACCACATTCACAGGATGATCATCTACATTTCTATGTCAGTGATGCACTCCATGCATCGCCTACAGGCGTAAGGTCGCGATCCAGCAGTGTTAGTCCTAAACCATTATCAGTTCTACCTGACTCAAAACCAGCTGAACCTCTCAATCTGGACAGTGCTATAGAGGGAAACTCACAGCAACAACAAATAGCTCCGAATATTCCCAAAAGAGACCCTGGTAAGAACGTGGATCCTAGACTACCTCAGGATGATGGCAAGTTACATGTTTTGTTTGGCGCGACAGGTTCTTTGTCGGTACTAAAAATCAAGTCAATGATTAAAAAGCTAGAAGAAATATACGGTCGGGACAGAATCACAATTCAGGTGATATTAACACAATCTGCAGCCCAATTCTTTGCTAATAAGACatcaagaaagagaaaCATAAGTACATCGACAGTCCCCTCAGGTGACCAGACATTGACGCCCTCGTTAGGTGCTCAACAACACCACCACCCTGCATCTGCCAATCCACCTGCAAATGGTTCAAATAATACCACTACCGGAATGCACTCCGGTGCCCCTAGCAATAGTGTACCAGGCCAGGCAGGTACTCCTTCGGATGCACATACAGCAGCGGCGAAAATTGAGCTACCACCTCACATTCAAGTGTGGACGGATCAGGACGAGTGGGACGTATGGAAACAGAGATCAGACCCCGTTCTACATATTGAACTACGTCGCTGGGCGGATATCCTCGTAGTTGCGCCCTTAACTGCAAACACTTTATCAAAAATAGCACTCGGCTTATGCGACAACTTATTGACCAGTGTGATCAGAGCTTGGAATCCCATGTTCCCCATCTTTCTAGCCCCAAGCATGGTAAGTGGAAGCTATAATTCATCAATAACCAAGCGACACTTGAAGATGATCAAAGAGGAAATGCCGTGGATCACTGTTTTCAAACCTTCAGAAAAGGTTATGGGCATACACGGCGATATTGGCCTTGGAGGAATGATGGATGGGAATGAGATTGTCGACAAGGTTGTAATGAAGTTAGGTGGGTATCcaaaggaagaagaagaagaggacgaagaagaggaggaagaCGAAGATGAGGAGGCCAAGCAAACAGGCAAGGCTGACCGTAAAGATGGAGATGAAGACGAAGATGAGGATGACGACGACGACGACGACGACGATGACGACGACgacgatgacgatgatgatgacgacGACGATGACGACGACGACACTCAGGATCGCTCGTCATCGGTAGGGTCTCCAGTGGTAGCTAATGCGGCGGCTTCCATAAGCAAACTCAGTGTATAG
- the DRE2 gene encoding electron carrier DRE2 (Syntenic homolog of Ashbya gossypii AAR141W; Syntenic homolog of Saccharomyces cerevisiae YKR071C (DRE2)), which yields MSLEKNYLLLLHPAVSRDPDLLRRTKELDILSDCTSLDQYLVNKVNDSSIKLEDGKYDLIYYVTPESPSELLFPKKLIPVLTQALKENGVLLGLTDKYKVEALVSGYEILGTQGSDYRWVKKYPLQARPVAAVSLQNRPSSRGTTLASKSKLPTFRRNSPKPVSPSTSPPALKIVQISPSESFDSEDLPIDSAKSKYFDEVEDLEDSISEDELVADNYAPPITIVKCLKTNNPRRKACKDCTCGLKEQEMNEIDTIQAKQTLILSELPIKFDTEELNEVDFTIEGNKVGGCGSCALGDAFRCSGCPYLGLPAFKPGQTINLNSISDDL from the coding sequence ATGAGTCTGGAAAAAAATTATTTACTTTTATTGCATCCCGCGGTCTCTAGAGATCCTGATTTACTAAGGAGAACCAAAGAGCTAGACATACTAAGTGACTGTACTTCACTAGACCAATACTTAGTGAATAAGGTAAACGATTCAAGTATCAAGTTAGAAGACGGCAAGTATGATCTAATATACTACGTAACCCCAGAGTCTCCAAGTGAGCTTCTTTTCCCCAAGAAACTGATCCCAGTGCTAACGCAGGCCCTCAAAGAAAATGGTGTGCTACTCGGCCTAACCGACAAATATAAAGTTGAAGCCCTTGTTTCGGGTTACGAAATTTTAGGAACACAAGGTTCGGACTATCGCTGGGTCAAAAAATACCCGTTACAAGCCCGACCCGTTGCTGCTGTATCATTACAGAATAGACCTTCTTCACGTGGTACGACGCTCGCCTCGAAGTCAAAGTTACCAACATTCCGTAGAAACTCGCCCAAACCTGTAAGCCCCTCCACCTCCCCCCCAGCCCTTAAGATAGTGCAAATCTCTCCCTCAGAGTCTTTTGACTCAGAAGACCTGCCTATAGATTCCGCCAAATCAAAGTACTTTGACGAGGTCGAAGACCTGGAGGACTCCATTTCCGAGGACGAGCTTGTCGCAGACAACTATGCTCCTCCAATAACTATCGTAAAGTGCCTTAAAACTAACAACCCCAGGCGTAAGGCCTGCAAGGACTGCACCTGCGGTCTCAAGGAACAAGAAATGAACGAGATAGATACCATCCAAGCTAAACAGACCCTGATCCTCTCCGAACTCCCAATTAAATTTGATACAGAAGAACTAAATGAAGTTGACTTCACCATAGAGGGGAACAAGGTTGGGGGCTGCGGTTCTTGTGCATTGGGCGACGCTTTTAGGTGCTCAGGTTGCCCTTATTTAGGATTACCAGCTTTTAAACCGGGGCAAACCATAAACCTAAACAGCATATCCGACGACCTTTGA
- the TMC1 gene encoding Tmc1p (Syntenic homolog of Ashbya gossypii AGR296W; Syntenic homolog of Saccharomyces cerevisiae YOR052C), translating into MEQAAGSLDIIKRTGGKTSIEARISAAEDEQLQNTEVTTFGTGSGLGAVVKESRVSKKPSGKKRKKDRCHFSKCGSMALKFIGDCQFCEGHFCSKHRLMENHSCNGLRSCKEQMHQKNADKLAQEQTIVPKIQI; encoded by the coding sequence ATGGAGCAAGCGGCAGGATCGTTAGACATCATTAAGCGAACGGGTGGCAAAACATCAATAGAAGCCAGGATAAGCGCTGCTGAAGATGAACAACTGCAAAACACTGAAGTTACGACTTTTGGGACTGGGAGTGGGTTGGGAGCTGTTGTAAAGGAAAGTCGCGTTAGTAAAAAGCCTAGCGGCAAAAAACGCAAGAAGGACCGGTGTCACTTCAGCAAATGCGGGAGTATGGCTTTGAAGTTCATTGGGGATTGCCAGTTCTGCGAGGGGCATTTCTGTAGTAAGCACCGGTTGATGGAGAACCATTCCTGCAATGGATTACGGTCTTGCAAGGAGCAAATGCATCAAAAGAACGCTGATAAGCTAGCGCAGGAGCAGACTATCGTGCCCAAGATTCAGATATGA
- a CDS encoding uncharacterized protein (Syntenic homolog of Ashbya gossypii AGR297C; Syntenic homolog of Saccharomyces cerevisiae YKR070W), with the protein MRVPRINRIINYRQFSAKVGFVFDIDGVLLQGRTPIPGASEALKLLQKERIPFILLTNGGGILESAKAAFLSSVLEVDLSPSQLIQGHTLYKTLTSDYKKILAVGPPSVREVAESYGFEDVVHALDILHYNRKISPFATTCLEQIATDGKDNPNLDKTPFDAILVFTDSYDWGTDIQIISDILNSDGGMLNTKRDYSSTTPSVPIWFSANDLFWSNGYQLNRFAQGMFRVVNDRVYQELNGGCSLHDNLVGKPTSATFNYASHVLNHWDDIMNGTSPTQTVDPKLGIPPSSNKFKKVYMIGDNPYTDIIGAKTFGWETCLVRTGVYSPQDKLPCNPTMVVDSVLDAVKAALAEH; encoded by the coding sequence ATGCGCGTCCCAAGGATTAACAGAATCATAAATTATCGCCAGTTTTCGGCAAAAGTCGGTTTCGTGTTCGATATAGATGGCGTTCTACTACAGGGCAGAACTCCGATTCCAGGCGCCTCAGAAGCTTTAAAGTTATTGCAAAAAGAACGTATCCCTTTTATTCTCCTTACAAATGGTGGTGGCATCTTAGAATCTGCCAAGGCCGCCTTCCTGTCCTCCGTTCTAGAAGTTGACCTGTCCCCTTCGCAACTAATTCAAGGTCATACACTGTACAAGACTTTAACCAGCGATTACAAGAAAATACTGGCGGTTGGACCTCCAAGCGTAAGAGAGGTAGCTGAATCGTACGGTTTTGAAGATGTCGTGCATGCCTTGGACATTCTTCACTATAATAGAAAGATTTCTCCTTTTGCAACCACCTGTCTAGAACAGATAGCTACCGATGGCAAGGATAATCCAAATCTGGACAAAACTCCATTCGACGCAATCTTAGTCTTTACTGACTCCTACGACTGGGGCACAGATATACAGATCATCAGCGACATTTTGAACAGCGATGGCGGTATGTTAAACACCAAAAGGGACTACAGCTCCACTACCCCTTCGGTTCCTATCTGGTTTTCTGCCAACGACCTATTTTGGTCGAACGGATACCAGCTCAATCGTTTCGCCCAGGGCATGTTCCGGGTGGTTAACGACCGTGTGTATCAGGAACTAAATGGCGGCTGTTCTCTCCATGACAACTTAGTTGGCAAACCTACATCAGCTACGTTCAACTACGCGTCGCATGTGCTTAACCACTGGGACGACATCATGAATGGCACTTCCCCCACCCAAACTGTAGACCCCAAATTGGGGATTCCACCATCCTCCAACAAGTTCAAAAAGGTCTACATGATCGGAGACAACCCGTATACCGATATCATCGGCGCTAAAACTTTCGGCTGGGAAACCTGCTTGGTAAGAACAGGGGTGTACTCCCCTCAAGATAAACTCCCCTGCAATCCTACAATGGTCGTGGACAGCGTCCTCGACGCAGTGAAAGCCGCCCTAGCAGAACACTAA